A region from the Streptosporangium sp. NBC_01756 genome encodes:
- a CDS encoding cyclopropane-fatty-acyl-phospholipid synthase family protein: protein MKLAEIFEKVIGNEADIRFTAYDGSMVGPEDADISVEVKSPAAVAYLAQAPGELGLARAYVSGHLDVQGDMYELLSRMWSLTINDIPASEKLAAIRALGVKPLLMRVPLPPQEMRRSMLAKMGSRHAKQRDAEAIHHHYDVSNAFYEWVLGPSMAYTCAVFPGEESSLEEAQYAKFDLVARKLDLKPGMRLLDVGCGWGGMVIHAAREYGVKALGVTLSRQQAEWAQKAIADAGLNELAEVRYMDYRDVRETGFDAVSSIGLTEHIGKEQLPFYFRFLYDKLNPGGRILNHCITRPTGTEKTINAGGFINRYVFPDGELESVGYLIRQMEDLGFEIRHEENLREHYAQTLRYWCANLDEHWDEAVEEVGQGTARVWRLYMAGCVVGFERNKIQLHQVLGVKLDDRGAAHMPLRPSLDWP, encoded by the coding sequence GTGAAGCTGGCAGAGATCTTCGAGAAGGTCATAGGAAATGAAGCGGACATCCGTTTCACCGCCTATGACGGAAGCATGGTCGGTCCGGAAGACGCGGACATCAGCGTTGAGGTGAAGTCCCCGGCCGCGGTCGCCTACTTGGCGCAGGCTCCCGGAGAACTGGGCCTCGCGCGGGCGTACGTCTCCGGCCATCTCGACGTCCAGGGCGACATGTACGAGCTGCTGTCGCGGATGTGGTCGCTGACCATCAACGACATCCCGGCGAGCGAGAAGCTGGCGGCCATCCGTGCCCTCGGCGTCAAGCCCCTGCTGATGCGGGTGCCGCTGCCTCCCCAGGAGATGCGGCGCAGCATGCTGGCCAAGATGGGCAGCAGGCACGCCAAGCAGCGCGACGCCGAGGCGATCCACCACCACTACGACGTCTCCAACGCGTTCTACGAGTGGGTGCTGGGCCCCTCCATGGCCTACACCTGCGCGGTCTTCCCCGGCGAGGAGTCCTCGCTGGAGGAGGCGCAGTACGCCAAGTTCGACCTGGTCGCCCGGAAACTGGACCTCAAGCCCGGGATGCGGCTGCTGGACGTGGGCTGCGGCTGGGGCGGCATGGTCATCCACGCGGCCCGTGAGTACGGTGTGAAGGCGCTGGGGGTCACCCTCTCGCGCCAGCAGGCCGAGTGGGCGCAGAAGGCCATCGCCGACGCGGGGCTGAACGAGCTGGCCGAGGTCCGTTACATGGACTACCGGGACGTCCGGGAGACCGGATTCGACGCGGTCAGCTCGATCGGCCTGACCGAGCACATCGGCAAGGAACAGCTGCCGTTCTACTTCCGGTTCCTCTACGACAAGCTCAACCCCGGCGGCCGGATCCTCAACCACTGCATCACCCGGCCGACCGGCACCGAGAAGACCATCAACGCCGGCGGCTTCATCAACCGCTACGTCTTCCCCGACGGTGAGCTGGAGTCGGTCGGTTACCTGATTCGCCAGATGGAGGATCTCGGTTTCGAGATCCGCCACGAGGAGAATCTGCGTGAGCACTACGCCCAGACCCTCCGTTACTGGTGCGCCAACCTCGACGAGCACTGGGACGAGGCGGTCGAGGAGGTCGGTCAGGGAACGGCCAGAGTCTGGCGGCTCTACATGGCCGGCTGCGTGGTCGGCTTCGAACGCAACAAGATTCAGCTCCACCAGGTCCTCGGTGTGAAGCTCGACGACAGGGGCGCGGCGCACATGCCGCTCCGCCCCTCCCTCGACTGGCCCTGA
- a CDS encoding FAD-binding oxidoreductase: MSAHRRAVEQIRESYAAIPEGAAPRLAKATTNLFRFRDGASGAKLSARDLDQVIEVDPVTMTAEVQGMTTYEHLVDATLPHGLMPYVVPQLKTITLGGAVTGLGIESTSFRDGLPHESVEELEILTGDGRIVVARDDNEHRDLFRAFPNSYGTLGYALRIRIKLKPVQPYVRLTHIPFTDADKCMIAMKEICESGEHDGEPIDFVDGTFFGPGELYVTVGRFAERAPYLSDYTGMRIYYRSIQTRTRDWLSIRDYLWRWDTDWFWCSRAFGVQSALVRSLMPRKWMRSDVYRKLVGLDRKYGVIARVDRWRGQPIQESVIQDIEVPVERGAEFLEFFHDKVGMEPVWMCPLKSTGEWPLYPLEPGRLYVNFGFWGTVPLPRGQFDGYYNRLIENKVHELDGHKSLYSTSFYTRDDFWRFYNGIAYWSVKRAYDAGGRLLDLYDKCVRGR, encoded by the coding sequence ATGTCGGCGCATCGGCGCGCCGTGGAGCAGATCAGAGAGTCCTACGCCGCGATCCCCGAGGGCGCGGCGCCCCGGTTGGCCAAGGCCACCACCAACCTGTTCCGCTTCCGGGACGGAGCTTCCGGAGCGAAGCTGTCGGCCCGGGACCTGGATCAGGTCATCGAGGTGGATCCGGTGACCATGACCGCCGAGGTTCAGGGCATGACCACCTACGAGCATCTGGTGGACGCCACGCTCCCGCACGGGCTCATGCCGTACGTCGTGCCGCAGCTGAAGACGATCACGCTGGGCGGCGCGGTGACCGGGCTGGGCATCGAGTCCACCAGCTTCCGGGACGGACTTCCGCACGAGTCCGTGGAGGAGCTGGAGATCCTCACCGGTGACGGCCGGATCGTCGTGGCGCGCGACGACAACGAGCACCGCGACCTGTTCCGCGCTTTTCCCAACTCCTACGGCACGCTCGGCTACGCGCTCCGGATCCGGATCAAGCTCAAGCCCGTGCAGCCGTACGTCCGGCTCACCCACATCCCGTTCACCGACGCCGACAAGTGCATGATCGCGATGAAGGAGATCTGCGAGAGCGGCGAGCACGACGGTGAGCCGATCGACTTCGTGGACGGCACGTTCTTCGGCCCCGGCGAGCTCTATGTGACCGTCGGCCGGTTCGCCGAGCGCGCTCCCTACCTCTCCGACTACACCGGCATGCGCATCTACTACCGGTCGATCCAGACCAGGACGCGCGACTGGCTGAGCATCCGCGACTACCTGTGGCGCTGGGACACCGACTGGTTCTGGTGCTCGCGCGCGTTCGGCGTGCAGAGTGCGCTGGTGCGCTCCCTGATGCCGCGCAAGTGGATGCGCTCGGACGTCTATCGCAAGCTCGTCGGCCTGGACCGCAAGTACGGGGTGATCGCCCGAGTGGACCGGTGGCGGGGGCAACCGATCCAGGAGTCGGTCATCCAGGACATCGAGGTGCCCGTGGAGCGCGGCGCGGAGTTCCTGGAGTTCTTCCACGACAAGGTCGGCATGGAGCCGGTGTGGATGTGCCCGCTGAAGTCCACCGGCGAGTGGCCGCTCTACCCGCTGGAGCCCGGACGGCTGTACGTTAACTTCGGTTTCTGGGGCACGGTTCCCCTGCCCCGGGGCCAGTTCGACGGCTACTACAACCGTCTCATCGAGAACAAGGTCCACGAGTTGGACGGGCACAAGTCGCTCTACTCGACATCGTTCTACACCCGTGATGATTTCTGGCGGTTTTATAACGGTATCGCCTACTGGTCGGTCAAACGGGCATACGACGCGGGTGGCCGGTTGCTCGACCTCTACGACAAATGTGTACGGGGGCGTTAG
- a CDS encoding NAD(P)-dependent oxidoreductase: MSWRVLALPPLPEKALRNLLGPLGDRVSVSVPAGRDRASLLAALPEAEIVLGDWSGGLALDADAVRAAPRLAFVQQPSVGVDGHDLGALAAAGVPLANTAGVNTIAVAEWCFTAALALSRRLLDADAAVRAGGWPQLDLGPRELYGSRVGIVGLGPIGEACARMFHGHGCEVSYWTRRPREVPYTYREPAELVAGSDVLVVVIALSEETRGLVDPSRMPAGSLLVNAARGEVVEQTALLAALGSGHLGGAALDVFATEPLPPGDPLRDSPRVLLSPHVAGVTPQSTGRLIRRVLDNLTAAVEGRPVAGVLNGVEPVARRRLRTGPV, translated from the coding sequence ATGAGCTGGAGGGTGCTGGCGTTGCCGCCGCTGCCCGAGAAGGCGCTGCGCAACCTGCTCGGCCCGCTGGGCGATCGGGTCAGCGTGTCGGTCCCGGCCGGCCGGGACCGCGCGTCCCTGCTTGCCGCCCTGCCCGAGGCGGAGATCGTGCTCGGCGACTGGAGCGGCGGGCTCGCGCTGGACGCCGACGCCGTCCGAGCCGCTCCGCGCCTGGCGTTCGTGCAGCAGCCCTCGGTGGGCGTGGACGGACACGATCTCGGCGCACTGGCCGCCGCGGGAGTGCCGCTCGCCAACACCGCCGGGGTGAACACGATCGCGGTGGCCGAGTGGTGCTTCACGGCGGCGCTCGCGCTGTCGCGGCGGCTGCTCGACGCCGACGCCGCGGTCCGCGCGGGCGGCTGGCCGCAGCTCGACCTCGGGCCCAGGGAGCTGTACGGCTCACGCGTGGGCATCGTCGGCCTCGGCCCGATCGGCGAGGCGTGCGCCCGGATGTTCCACGGGCACGGCTGCGAGGTCTCCTACTGGACGAGGCGGCCCCGGGAGGTGCCCTACACCTACCGTGAGCCGGCCGAGCTCGTCGCCGGCTCCGACGTGCTCGTGGTGGTGATCGCCCTGTCGGAGGAGACCCGGGGGCTGGTCGACCCCTCCCGGATGCCCGCGGGGTCGCTGCTGGTCAACGCCGCCCGCGGGGAGGTGGTGGAGCAGACCGCGCTGCTGGCCGCCCTGGGGTCCGGGCACCTGGGCGGCGCCGCACTGGACGTGTTCGCGACCGAGCCGCTCCCGCCCGGCGACCCGCTGCGCGACAGCCCCCGGGTGCTGCTGTCACCGCATGTGGCCGGGGTGACCCCGCAGTCCACCGGCCGTCTGATCCGCCGTGTCCTGGACAATCTGACGGCGGCGGTGGAGGGCAGGCCGGTGGCCGGCGTGCTCAACGGAGTGGAACCGGTGGCCCGCCGTCGCCTTCGAACGGGGCCCGTGTAG
- a CDS encoding serine/threonine-protein kinase: MVAGRYRLLRELGRGGMGVVWEGYDTLLDRPVAVKEVLLPPNLHPEEHARQLARTSREARTAARLNHRGIVAVYDVAEQDGRPWIVMELVRARGLDEFGPLQVGQAADIGRQVLSALRAAHEAGILHRDVKPSNILVTPDGRAVLTDFGIATVEGDASLTQTGMVTGSPSFLPPERATGTEAGPWSDLWSLGATLYAALLGHGPFERTTAIATLGALLTEEPDFSRVPPAMREVLTGMLQRDPAHRLSPDQADRLLAEAGGAPTEAPRRTERHRRQETPTSAMPTRRRRDGSRGRIPLIVAAVVVLAGGGAAAAVAMTQPDTPDTAQAAPASDTSAAASVAETEPPSRSPSPRPSRSQRPAESAPQWKPWQAKAPENWSIRYPAGWKGDWAPETGYTQWLRRDGNAHLSVEVLPGPYDDLNAFQETVKADAEQWSEIASDDTARIPLPYGTGLDWEFTWTMKDGGGAPWARPGVTYHETRRFVGVGDTVMVLSWTTTDSEWKSQLGQMNLAFKSFHPRGGE; encoded by the coding sequence GTGGTCGCTGGGCGGTACCGACTGCTGAGGGAGCTCGGCCGGGGCGGCATGGGCGTGGTGTGGGAGGGATACGACACGCTCCTCGACCGCCCCGTCGCTGTCAAAGAGGTGTTGCTCCCGCCGAACCTCCACCCGGAGGAGCACGCGCGTCAGTTGGCCCGTACCTCTCGTGAGGCCCGGACCGCGGCCCGGCTCAACCACCGGGGCATCGTGGCGGTCTACGACGTCGCCGAGCAGGACGGCCGCCCCTGGATCGTCATGGAGCTGGTCCGGGCCCGGGGACTGGATGAGTTCGGCCCCCTGCAGGTCGGTCAGGCCGCCGACATCGGCCGTCAGGTGCTTTCGGCGCTCCGGGCGGCGCACGAGGCGGGGATCCTGCACCGCGACGTCAAACCCAGCAACATCCTTGTCACCCCCGACGGCCGGGCCGTGCTGACCGACTTCGGCATCGCGACCGTGGAGGGCGACGCCTCGCTGACCCAGACCGGCATGGTGACGGGCTCGCCCAGCTTCCTGCCGCCCGAACGCGCCACGGGCACCGAAGCCGGTCCCTGGTCCGATCTGTGGTCGCTCGGCGCCACCCTCTACGCGGCGCTACTGGGCCACGGCCCCTTCGAGCGCACCACCGCCATCGCCACCCTCGGCGCCCTCCTCACCGAGGAGCCCGACTTCAGCCGGGTGCCTCCCGCGATGCGGGAGGTGCTCACGGGCATGCTCCAGCGCGATCCCGCCCACCGGCTGAGCCCCGATCAGGCCGACAGGCTCCTCGCGGAGGCGGGCGGTGCTCCCACGGAGGCGCCGCGCCGTACCGAGCGGCACCGCAGGCAGGAGACGCCCACCTCGGCGATGCCCACCCGGCGGCGCCGGGACGGCAGCCGCGGCCGGATCCCGCTGATCGTGGCCGCGGTGGTGGTCCTGGCCGGCGGGGGCGCGGCGGCGGCCGTGGCGATGACACAGCCCGACACGCCGGACACCGCGCAGGCCGCTCCCGCCTCGGACACCTCCGCCGCCGCCTCGGTCGCCGAGACGGAACCGCCGAGCCGCTCCCCTTCGCCCCGTCCGTCGAGATCCCAGCGTCCGGCCGAGTCCGCACCGCAGTGGAAGCCGTGGCAGGCCAAGGCCCCGGAGAACTGGTCCATCCGGTATCCGGCCGGCTGGAAGGGGGACTGGGCCCCCGAGACGGGCTACACCCAGTGGCTGCGCCGCGACGGTAACGCGCACCTGTCGGTGGAGGTGCTTCCCGGCCCGTACGACGACCTGAACGCGTTCCAGGAGACCGTCAAGGCCGACGCGGAGCAGTGGAGCGAGATCGCCTCCGACGACACCGCGCGGATCCCCCTGCCCTACGGCACCGGACTCGACTGGGAGTTCACCTGGACGATGAAGGACGGCGGCGGCGCGCCGTGGGCCCGTCCCGGAGTGACCTACCACGAGACGCGCCGGTTCGTCGGGGTCGGCGACACGGTCATGGTGCTGAGCTGGACCACCACCGACAGCGAGTGGAAGAGCCAGCTGGGTCAGATGAACCTGGCGTTCAAGAGCTTCCACCCGCGCGGCGGCGAGTGA
- a CDS encoding CaiB/BaiF CoA transferase family protein, producing MERVTRKGPLAGVRVLELAGLAPGPFAGMMLADHGAEVLRVERTAAVTAAGDRPRADVMDRGKRTIGLDLKSPEGVSAFKKLAGNADVVIEVYRPGVAERLGIGPADLHAVNPRLIYGRMTGWGQEGPLAPTAGHDIDYIAVSGILSMLGREGDRPTPPINILGDFAGGGLMLAYGVLLALIERERTGEGRVVDAAMVDGAATLFAMFYQGVQSGFWGPRGTNLLDTGAPMYDTYETADGRFLAVGALEPQFWAEMVTLMGLADLPDRNDRSQWPALRERLAEAFRSRTRAEWEAVFEGSDACVSPVLEMTEAADHPHNKARGTFVEVGGVRQPAPAPRLLGTAEQDLSPATRLADLSSWGLPEEAAAGLRAAGVLA from the coding sequence ATGGAGCGCGTGACCAGGAAGGGCCCACTGGCCGGAGTGCGCGTGCTCGAACTGGCCGGCCTGGCCCCCGGGCCGTTCGCCGGGATGATGCTGGCCGACCACGGCGCGGAGGTGCTGAGGGTGGAGCGCACCGCCGCCGTCACCGCCGCCGGAGACCGGCCGCGCGCCGACGTGATGGACCGGGGCAAGCGGACGATCGGCCTCGACCTGAAGTCACCCGAGGGTGTGTCGGCGTTCAAGAAGCTGGCCGGGAACGCCGACGTGGTCATCGAGGTCTACCGGCCGGGCGTGGCCGAGCGGCTCGGCATCGGCCCCGCCGACCTGCACGCGGTCAACCCGCGGCTGATCTACGGGCGGATGACCGGCTGGGGCCAGGAGGGCCCGCTGGCGCCGACCGCCGGGCACGACATCGACTACATCGCGGTCTCCGGCATCCTGTCGATGCTGGGCCGCGAGGGCGACAGGCCCACTCCGCCGATCAACATCCTCGGCGACTTCGCGGGCGGCGGCCTGATGCTGGCGTACGGCGTGCTGCTGGCGCTCATCGAGCGGGAGCGGACCGGCGAGGGCCGGGTGGTCGACGCGGCCATGGTCGACGGGGCGGCGACCCTGTTCGCGATGTTCTACCAGGGCGTCCAGAGCGGTTTCTGGGGGCCTCGCGGGACCAACCTGCTCGACACCGGCGCGCCCATGTACGACACCTACGAGACCGCCGACGGCCGTTTCCTCGCGGTCGGGGCGCTGGAACCGCAGTTCTGGGCGGAGATGGTCACCCTGATGGGGCTGGCGGACCTGCCCGACCGGAACGACAGATCCCAGTGGCCCGCCCTGCGCGAGCGGCTGGCCGAGGCGTTCCGGTCCAGGACCCGCGCCGAGTGGGAGGCGGTGTTCGAGGGTTCGGACGCGTGCGTCTCCCCCGTGCTGGAGATGACCGAGGCCGCCGACCACCCGCACAACAAGGCGCGCGGCACCTTCGTCGAGGTCGGCGGCGTCCGGCAGCCCGCCCCCGCGCCACGCCTGCTCGGCACCGCCGAGCAGGACCTCTCCCCCGCGACCCGGCTGGCGGACCTGTCCTCCTGGGGGCTGCCTGAGGAGGCCGCCGCCGGGCTGCGCGCGGCGGGGGTGCTCGCGTGA
- a CDS encoding ABC transporter ATP-binding protein: protein MSTAVSVRGLRMTYGAAEVLRGVDLEIEQGEIFTLLGPNGAGKTTTIEILEGFRNRTAGEVSVLGADPADGTDAWRARLGIVLQSWRDHPRWSARDLLAHLGEFYDDPRDPDELLSALGLTAQAGQRVSRLSGGQRRRLDVALGIVGRPELLFLDEPTTGFDPEARREFHLLIKKLAADEGITVLLTTHDLVEAEKLAHRTAILVGGEIAVCGTPAELAEAVQAQSHVRWLEDGRERVVTTSDPSQTAWELHRRFDGPVPGLEIRRPSLEENYLNLIGRAA, encoded by the coding sequence ATGAGTACTGCGGTGAGTGTTCGCGGGCTGCGGATGACATACGGCGCGGCCGAAGTGTTACGAGGAGTCGACCTTGAGATCGAGCAGGGCGAGATCTTCACCCTGCTGGGGCCCAACGGAGCGGGAAAGACCACCACGATCGAGATCCTGGAGGGTTTCCGGAACAGGACGGCGGGCGAGGTGAGCGTGCTGGGGGCGGACCCCGCGGACGGCACCGACGCCTGGCGGGCCAGGCTCGGCATCGTGCTGCAGAGCTGGCGCGACCACCCCCGCTGGAGCGCCAGGGACCTCCTTGCCCATCTCGGCGAGTTCTACGACGATCCTCGCGATCCGGACGAGCTGCTGTCCGCGCTCGGCCTGACCGCGCAGGCCGGGCAGCGGGTGAGCCGCCTGTCGGGCGGCCAGCGCCGCCGGCTGGACGTCGCACTGGGCATCGTGGGCCGCCCCGAACTGCTGTTCCTCGACGAACCCACCACCGGGTTCGACCCGGAGGCGCGCCGGGAGTTCCACCTGCTGATCAAGAAGCTGGCCGCCGACGAGGGCATCACGGTGCTGCTGACCACCCATGACCTCGTCGAGGCCGAGAAGCTGGCGCACCGGACCGCGATCCTGGTCGGCGGGGAGATCGCCGTGTGCGGAACCCCGGCCGAGCTGGCGGAGGCCGTACAGGCCCAGTCGCACGTCCGCTGGCTGGAGGACGGCCGGGAGCGGGTCGTGACCACCTCGGATCCGTCCCAGACCGCGTGGGAGCTGCACCGCAGGTTCGACGGTCCGGTGCCCGGCCTGGAGATCCGGCGCCCGTCGCTGGAGGAGAACTACCTGAACCTCATCGGGAGGGCCGCATGA
- a CDS encoding ABC transporter permease: protein MNVKALRIGVRRGWREQLHLVKDRKELITNLVGTVGVFALLILWIGDGKVEGTGVSQGTFMTIGFLAFTVFSNGLMTLPMAIAADREEGTLLRLRTVPGGIPAYLTGRAVTILCQIAMQSVLILGTGVAVGGVAPPRDWPTLVWVLLLGTVAVVPLGAAIGCLVPGPKAAAGLLGLPMMVLMVTSGVMVPITFMPEAVQWISQAFPLYWQGLGLRAAFMPDTMLAAEIGRSWRLPWVAVVLAAWTVAGMLAAPGLIRRVTRRESGSRLAERQLVAQG, encoded by the coding sequence ATGAACGTCAAGGCACTGCGCATCGGGGTACGGCGAGGCTGGAGAGAGCAGCTGCACCTGGTCAAGGACCGCAAGGAGCTGATCACCAACCTGGTCGGCACGGTGGGGGTCTTCGCCCTGCTGATCCTCTGGATCGGAGACGGCAAGGTGGAGGGGACCGGCGTCTCGCAGGGCACCTTCATGACGATCGGCTTCCTGGCCTTCACCGTCTTCTCCAACGGCCTGATGACGCTCCCGATGGCGATCGCCGCCGACCGCGAGGAGGGTACGCTCCTGCGGCTGCGGACCGTTCCCGGCGGGATCCCGGCCTATCTCACCGGGCGGGCGGTGACCATCCTGTGCCAGATCGCCATGCAGAGCGTGCTGATCCTGGGCACCGGCGTCGCCGTGGGCGGGGTGGCGCCGCCCCGCGACTGGCCCACCCTGGTGTGGGTGCTGCTGCTGGGCACGGTCGCCGTAGTACCGCTGGGAGCGGCGATCGGCTGCCTGGTCCCCGGGCCGAAGGCCGCGGCGGGGCTGCTGGGACTGCCGATGATGGTCCTGATGGTCACCTCGGGGGTCATGGTCCCCATCACGTTCATGCCCGAGGCCGTCCAGTGGATCTCCCAGGCGTTCCCGCTCTACTGGCAGGGACTGGGCCTGCGGGCCGCGTTCATGCCCGACACCATGCTCGCCGCCGAGATCGGCCGGAGCTGGCGCCTGCCCTGGGTGGCCGTCGTGCTCGCGGCCTGGACGGTCGCCGGGATGCTGGCGGCGCCGGGACTGATCCGCCGGGTCACCCGCCGCGAGTCCGGCTCCCGGCTCGCCGAGCGGCAACTCGTCGCCCAGGGCTAG
- a CDS encoding helix-turn-helix transcriptional regulator: MSAEDVYNRISVLRAERGVSRKDLAAALGVHYQTIGYLERGEYSPSLFLALRIAEYFEVPLEVVFSLRPFPRLGSEVK; encoded by the coding sequence ATGTCCGCGGAAGATGTGTACAACCGGATCTCGGTGCTGAGAGCCGAGCGTGGTGTCTCACGCAAGGATCTGGCGGCCGCGCTGGGCGTCCACTACCAGACGATCGGCTACCTGGAACGCGGCGAGTACAGCCCGAGCCTGTTCCTCGCCCTGCGCATCGCCGAGTACTTTGAGGTTCCGTTGGAAGTCGTTTTCTCGTTGCGGCCGTTCCCCCGGCTGGGCAGTGAGGTGAAGTGA
- a CDS encoding GyrI-like domain-containing protein, translating into MIVVDRPEMIVVGHAVRTSNADETEPGRGRLGALWARAGVPGAFAHVPGRVDEHIYAVLTDYESDHHGAYTQIVGVAVRTAAALPEGMVAVRVPRSQALKLEARGPMPGALQEAWQRVWKHTESGGTPPRAFTTDVEIHHPAGVDLYVAVFGSMG; encoded by the coding sequence GTGATCGTCGTTGATCGGCCCGAGATGATTGTCGTCGGCCATGCCGTACGGACCTCCAACGCCGATGAGACGGAGCCCGGCAGGGGACGGCTCGGCGCGCTGTGGGCGCGCGCGGGGGTGCCCGGCGCCTTCGCCCATGTCCCCGGACGGGTGGACGAGCACATCTACGCCGTGCTGACCGACTACGAGAGCGACCATCACGGCGCCTACACCCAGATCGTCGGGGTGGCCGTCCGGACCGCCGCCGCGCTGCCCGAGGGCATGGTCGCGGTCCGGGTGCCCAGGAGCCAGGCGCTGAAGCTGGAGGCCCGGGGGCCGATGCCTGGAGCGCTCCAGGAGGCGTGGCAGCGGGTGTGGAAGCACACCGAGTCCGGCGGCACCCCGCCCCGTGCCTTCACCACCGACGTGGAGATCCACCACCCGGCGGGCGTGGACCTCTACGTGGCGGTGTTCGGGTCGATGGGCTGA